Proteins encoded together in one Lathamus discolor isolate bLatDis1 chromosome 3, bLatDis1.hap1, whole genome shotgun sequence window:
- the RNF7 gene encoding RING-box protein 2 isoform X1: MADVEDGDELGAPLSHPGSAGSKAGGPDKMFSLKKWNAVAMWSWDVECDTCAICRVQVMDACLRCQAENKQEDCVVVWGECNHSFHNCCMSLWVKQNNRCPLCQQDWVVQRIGK; the protein is encoded by the exons ATGGCCGATGTGGAGGACGGGGACGAGCTGGGCGCCCCCCTCTCGCACCCAGGTTCGGCGGGCTCCAAGGCGGGCGGTCCCGACAAGATGTTCTCGCTGAAGAAGTGGAACGCGGTGGCCATGTGGAGCTGGGATGTGGAGTGCGACACCTGCGCCATTTGCCGGGTGCAGGTCATGG ATGCCTGTCTTAGATGtcaagctgaaaacaaacaagaagatTGTGTTG tggTTTGGGGAGAATGCAATCATTCCTTCCACAATTGCTGCATGTCCCTCTGGGTGAAACAGAATAATCGCTGTCCCCTCTGCCAGCAGGACTGGGTAGTCCAGAGAATAGGCAAATAA
- the RNF7 gene encoding RING-box protein 2 isoform X2 — MADVEDGDELGAPLSHPGSAGSKAGGPDKMFSLKKWNAVAMWSWDVECDTCAICRVQMPVLDVKLKTNKKIVLWFGENAIIPSTIAACPSG; from the exons ATGGCCGATGTGGAGGACGGGGACGAGCTGGGCGCCCCCCTCTCGCACCCAGGTTCGGCGGGCTCCAAGGCGGGCGGTCCCGACAAGATGTTCTCGCTGAAGAAGTGGAACGCGGTGGCCATGTGGAGCTGGGATGTGGAGTGCGACACCTGCGCCATTTGCCGGGTGCAG ATGCCTGTCTTAGATGtcaagctgaaaacaaacaagaagatTGTGTTG tggTTTGGGGAGAATGCAATCATTCCTTCCACAATTGCTGCATGTCCCTCTGGGTGA